A genomic window from Populus alba chromosome 19, ASM523922v2, whole genome shotgun sequence includes:
- the LOC140955033 gene encoding uncharacterized protein: MGYFSKRTVVRFGPTECEDFDEALSKVKQEGSLREYQKEFEWLGNRVHGWPHKALVGTFMEGLKPEIADGIRMFKPKSLKEASSLARMRDEQLNHQRRSVRSIHRTPADYHSHRTPADFQPPTRFKTTSPMKRLSWDEMQKEHKVCVLTVKRNSHLATGAKGPSHSCRFPAPNKIQNSSPMKRLSWDEMQKRRAQGLCFNCEEKFTPGHRCKGPQLLLLEGCCEYPEGDDIESSLEFQPEISLHALSGWTAYKTMRVMAKIGYPMRCEKVANLLQLPVVPTESFNVRVANGGPLKCQGRFENVHITLQGIPFVLTLYALPLVGLDLVLGVHWLEQLGTVVCNWKQLTMEFQWHNQTDKLQGMDTSIQSTLMKAIAKDLRQRSSMFAICLQSSPSPTSQNVNPEIKHLLAEFEDLFQEPTQLPPTREVDHHIILHKGTTPINVRPYRYAYFQKAEIEKQVHDMLKLGLIKSSTSPFSSPVLLVKKKDGSWRFCTDYRAFNAVTIKDRFLIPTVDDMLDELHGAIYFTKLDLRAGYHQFFVKFSKCAFGLQELEYLGHIVTPQGVKVDQNKITSMLNWPRPTNVSDLRGFLRLTCYYRKFVPNYGLITRPLTDLLKKGKFGWPDAAESAFTELKTAMTTTSTLAMPNFSEPFTIESDASGNGIGVVLSQQGQPIAFMSRALGPTKQSWSVYAKEMLAIIDAIQTWRPFLLGRKFYIQTDQRSLKYWLEQHIATPEQQKWVTKLLGYDYEITYKPGHDNNAVDALSRVSGSPSLDSLFVSHTSLWDIVKTEACTNPYMMTISSKATTNPGVPYS, from the exons ATgggatatttttcaaaaagaactGTGGTGAGGTTTGGCCCTACTGAATGTGAGGACTTTGATGAAGCCTTGTCAAAGGTGAAACAGGAAGGCTCCTTGCGTGAATATCAGAAGGAGTTTGAATGGCTGGGTAATCGGGTACACGGATGGCCACATAAAGCTTTAGTAGGAACATTCATGGAGGGCCTCAAACCTGAAATAGCGGATGGCATTAGAATGTTCAAACCAAAGTCATTAAAAGAAGCTAGCAGCCTTGCAAGAATGAGAGATGAGCAGTTGAATCACCAAAGGAGAAGTGTGCGATCAATCCATCGAACTCCTGCAGACTACCATTCCCATCGCACTCCTGCAGATTTCCAACCCCCTACAAGATTCAAAACAACTTCACCTATGAAAAGACTttcttgggatgaaatgcagaAGGAGCACAAGGTCTGTGTTTTAACTGTGAAGAGAAATTCACACCTGGCCACAGGTGCAAAGGGCCCATCGCACTCCTGCAGATTTCCAGCCCCTAACAAGATTCAAAACAGCTCACCTATGAAAAGACTttcttgggatgaaatgcagaAAAGGCGAGCACAAGGTCTGTGTTTTAACTGTGAAGAGAAATTCACACCTGGCCACAGGTGCAAAGGGCCACAGCTTCTACTGTTAGAAGGCTGCTGTGAATATCCAGAGGGAGATGACATCGAAAGCTCATTGGAATTTCAACCTGAAATATCACTTCATGCACTTTCTGGATGGACAGCATATAAAACCATGCGGGTGATGGCAAAAATTGGATATCCTATGAGATG TGAAAAGGTGGCGAATCTTCTACAATTACCAGTTGTTCCAACAGAATCCTTCAATGTTCGGGTGGCAAATGGAGGACCATTAAAATGTCAAGGAAGATTTGAAAACGTCCATATTACACTCCAAGGTATCCCTTTTGTCCTTACTCTGTATGCTTTACCATTAGTGGGATTGGATTTGGTTTTAGGAGTACATTGGCTGGAACAATTGGGCACGGTGGTATGCAATTGGAAGCAGCTCACAATGGAGTTCCAGTGGCACAACCAAACTGATAAGTTGCAGGGGATGGATACATCAATTCAGTCTACTTTGATGAAAGCTATTGCTAAGGACTTGAGGCAGAGGAGTTCTATGTTTGCAATTTGCCTTCAATCTTCACCTAGTCCAACATCACAGAATGTCAATCCGGAAATAAAACATCTATTGGCAGAATTTGAAGATTTATTCCAGGAGCCAACACAACTTCCTCCGACAAGGGAAGTGGATCATCACATCATTTTACATAAAGGAACAACGCCCATTAACGTGCGGCCCTATAGGTATGCCTACTTTCAAAaagctgaaattgaaaaacaagttcATGACATGTTAAAATTAGGGCTAATAAAATCTAGTACTAGTCCTTTTTCGTCTCCTGTTTTGttggtaaagaaaaaagatggatcCTGGAGGTTTTGCACTGACTATAGAGCCTTTAATGCCGTAACCATCAAAGATAGATTTCTGATACCTACAGTTGATGACATGCTCGATGAGCTTCATGGAGCTATTTATTTCACCAAACTTGATTTACGTGCAGGATACCATCAG TTTTTTGTCAAATTCAGCAAATGTGCCTTTGGTTTGCAAGAATTGGAGTATTTGGGGCATATTGTAACTCCCCAAGGAGTTAAGGtggatcaaaacaaaattacatcCATGCTAAATTGGCCTCGACCTACTAATGTTTCCGATTTACGTGGATTTTTAAGACTTACATGTTATTATCGGAAATTTGTTCCCAACTACGGTCTTATTACCCGTCCCCTCACCGATCTGCTCAAAAAGGGAAAGTTTGGTTGGCCTGATGCAGCTGAAAGTGCTTTTACGGAGCTCAAAACAGCCATGACTACCACTTCAACACTTGCTATGCCAAATTTCAGTGAACCATTTACCATTGAATCAGATGCTTCTGGCAATGGCATAGGTGTAGTTTTGAGTCAGCAAGGGCAGCCTATTGCATTCATGAGTCGCGCTTTAGGCCCTACCAAACAATCATGGTCGGTGTATGCCAAAGAAATGTTAGCCATCATTGATGCAATTCAAACGTGGAGACCATTTCTGCTTGGCAGAAAATTCTACATCCAGACTGACCAGCGCAGCCTCAAATACTGGTTGGAACAACACATAGCAACACCTGAGCAACAAAAATGGGTGACAAAACTGCTTGGCTATGATTATGAGATCACTTATAAACCAGGGCATGATAACAATGCAGTTGATGCCTTGTCACGGGTAAGTGGTAGTCCTAGTTTGGattctttgtttgtttctcaCACTTCATTATGGGATATCGTCAAGACAGAAGCCTGCACCAATCCATATATGATGACAATCAGCTCCAAAGCGACAACAAATCCTGGTGTTCCTTACAGCTAG